In the Deinococcus ficus genome, one interval contains:
- a CDS encoding SLATT domain-containing protein, with amino-acid sequence MTDTEIAKLRNKMNMTRKSRFEASKRLMSHNRMSQWAISIISAILIVLPQIQIQPNGAILNVLQSAIAIVILVYSAILSSENFYHRSKEMYRCALEIETLMNHLDEDNNKINEIKARYTAILSHYDNHEPIDYSIVASREETKEGRFKAASYWIDNKIRIRAKMVISYIYYLPLLIIVGLIAIVIYSNSSKISFSSSGSDPQYRQTEQRE; translated from the coding sequence ATGACAGATACAGAGATAGCGAAACTGAGAAATAAAATGAATATGACTCGAAAGAGTCGTTTTGAAGCATCAAAGAGATTGATGAGTCATAACAGGATGTCCCAGTGGGCCATTAGTATTATCTCTGCAATCTTAATAGTACTTCCTCAAATACAAATACAGCCAAATGGAGCTATTCTAAATGTCCTGCAATCAGCTATAGCTATTGTGATATTAGTATATAGCGCAATACTTTCATCTGAGAACTTTTATCACCGGTCGAAAGAGATGTATCGATGTGCTCTAGAAATTGAAACTCTAATGAATCATCTGGATGAAGATAATAATAAAATCAACGAAATAAAGGCGAGATACACTGCTATTCTATCTCACTATGACAACCATGAGCCGATTGACTACTCTATAGTTGCAAGTAGGGAAGAAACCAAAGAAGGAAGATTTAAGGCTGCCTCTTACTGGATCGATAATAAAATACGCATCCGTGCAAAAATGGTAATAAGTTATATATATTATCTCCCTCTTTTAATCATCGTTGGCCTAATAGCAATCGTGATATACAGTAATTCCTCGAAAATAAGCTTTAGCTCAAGCGGATCTGATCCGCAGTATAGACAAACTGAACAAAGAGAATAA